One Amaranthus tricolor cultivar Red isolate AtriRed21 chromosome 1, ASM2621246v1, whole genome shotgun sequence DNA window includes the following coding sequences:
- the LOC130804099 gene encoding uncharacterized protein LOC130804099: MRICWAKAGYHIRDGPLFLHKTWYKQLKSMFPNKIGSWKPWDLLEQACGLEVKNPHRSIRRGCPLWNGTYYCLNEIHIVDEGAINVEYMRKLFKNNRPVVAVIEIRADYPRYTESPYLGVNENGQLEELMYHPDGKRVTHAVVLVGECEVEEVNIYGIDKGIYWIYQNALVEGQGVGTSSFLPNGMSILHPRVVIEVYLGISYPPNVLALPEHAKKILDFQVRKEHKYKNDSNALKNYQNLEEELRSTKVQLEESDKKLRHEQMLNHALKRNHERQVEALNTEIARLKRKAGES; this comes from the coding sequence ATGCGTATTTGTTGGGCCAAGGCGGGGTATCACATTCGAGATGGACctctttttcttcataaaacttGGTACAAACAACTTAAGTCAATGTTCCCCAATAAAATTGGATCTTGGAAGCCTTGGGATCTATTAGAACAAGCTTGTGGTTTAGAGGTTAAGAATCCCCATAGATCAATTAGGAGGGGGTGTCCCTTATGGAATGGTACTTATTATTGTCTAAACGAGATACATATAGTTGATGAAGGAGCCATTAATGTTGAATATATGAGgaaattgttcaaaaacaatCGTCCAGTAGTTGCGGTGATTGAAATTCGAGCTGACTACCCACGTTACACTGAGAGTCCTTACCTTGGGGTCAATGAAAATGGTCAATTGGAAGAGTTAATGTATCATCCTGATGGTAAGAGAGTCACACATGCTGTAGTTTTAGTTGGGGAGTGTGAAGTTGAAGAAGTAAACATCTACGGCATTGATAAGGGTATCTATTGGATCTATCAAAATGCCTTAGTAGAGGGACAAGGAGTTGGCACCTCAAGTTTTCTTCCAAATGGCATGAGTATATTGCATCCTCGGGTGGTGATAGAAGTGTATTTGGGTATATCATACCCACCAAATGTCCTCGCTCTTCCTGAACATGCTAAGAAAATACTTGATTTTCAAGTTAGGAAGGAGCATAAGTACAAGAATGATTCCAATGCTTTGAAGAACTACCAAAATTTGGAAGAAGAATTAAGATCAACAAAGGTTCAGCTAGAGGAATCAGACAAGAAACTTCGACACGAACAAATGCTCAATCATGCGTTGAAGAGGAACCATGAGAGACAAGTGGAGGCACTAAACACAGAAATAGCAAGATTGAAGAGAAAAGCTGGAGAAAGTTGA